The Halobacillus ihumii genomic sequence GTCTTTCACTAGAGTACACATTTCAATCCTAAGAGAGGTATGATTTCTTTTATTTAATTTATCGTGTAATCTTTCTTAGCTAGCTTATGCCACCATTTCTTGATTAATTGGGCTCTGCCTTCAATAACAGGTTGAGTCAATGTTTGGATGGACGTACTTGATAATAAGAATACAATACTTGCTGCTACGATTGCTAAACCTGCAAAGTCAATCATGTTGTCGACCTCAAACCAGCCGGCTTCGCGAAAGAATTGGATAAAGAATCCATGAAGCAAGTAAACGTATAACGTTCTCCTTCCTAACACAGTAAAACGATACGATTTACTAGGAATCCAAGCAAGGACGCCCATCGTCATGATTGCACCGACAATGTAACCGCCAAACCGTATTAAGCCGCCAAATTCCAAACCTCCGAGATCACTGTATGATTTTGAGCCTAACAGCCAGCCTGAGTCAAATTCAGGGAAAATAGCAATTAATCCAACAAGTGTTGTCATGAATAGGAGTGTGGCTTCACGCACTTGAGAAGTTCGCCATTTTTTGACATGGTCTTTTGTTAACCAATAGCCAGCCAGAAAGAATGGGAAGAAGACAAACGTTCTGGAAAGGCTGAACATATGGCCAATATCATTAAAGTATCCTACAACGAGTCCTAAGCCTACAGAAACCAAAATCCCCGTCAGTGCAGGAACTTTCTTAAACCAATAGAGCATAATATGCCAGCAGAATAAACTGAATAAGAACCACAATGACCAGTGCGGATAAAATGGTCCGTTCAGCCAGCCATCTTTTCCTATAAAGAAAAAGTAGCCTGAATAAGCAAGCTGAAAAATCATATAAGGCAAGATTAATTTTTTCGCTAAATTAACGACATAGTCTTTATGCCCAGATCCTTTTGCAAAAAAACCAGACAAAAAGATAAACGCAGGCATATGAAACGTGTAAATCCACATGTAGATGGTGTACATAGTATGTGAACCATCGGTAAACGGTTGAATAAGATGACCAAATACAACGAAGAAAATCAATAAAAGTTTTGCATTGTCAAAAGTTGCTTCCCGCTTCATAGTCCTTCACCCTCTTTAATTCTGTGGTTGTGTATTAGATCTAATTCTTAAATGTAAAAACAATGTCTATTCCTTTTTACCACAAAACATATAGGTTGAAGTTGAATTTTATTGCTTTTTAAATAAACTGTAATCGTAATGTCAAAAATGTAACCACATCATTAAACTATAAAAGAAAATCAAAGAAAAAAGCCAGCAAACTGAATTTACAGGCTTTTTTCCTAAATTAATTATTCAAAATCAATGACCCACGACCCTTTTCGAAAGATAGGTTCATAACTGCCATCTTTTGTCTCGCCATCAATGTCAATTTCAC encodes the following:
- a CDS encoding acyltransferase family protein, with translation MKREATFDNAKLLLIFFVVFGHLIQPFTDGSHTMYTIYMWIYTFHMPAFIFLSGFFAKGSGHKDYVVNLAKKLILPYMIFQLAYSGYFFFIGKDGWLNGPFYPHWSLWFLFSLFCWHIMLYWFKKVPALTGILVSVGLGLVVGYFNDIGHMFSLSRTFVFFPFFLAGYWLTKDHVKKWRTSQVREATLLFMTTLVGLIAIFPEFDSGWLLGSKSYSDLGGLEFGGLIRFGGYIVGAIMTMGVLAWIPSKSYRFTVLGRRTLYVYLLHGFFIQFFREAGWFEVDNMIDFAGLAIVAASIVFLLSSTSIQTLTQPVIEGRAQLIKKWWHKLAKKDYTIN